In the Hyla sarda isolate aHylSar1 chromosome 9, aHylSar1.hap1, whole genome shotgun sequence genome, CTGACCTCTTACTGGAGAGAGTGGTTGATAGAGTCAACACTATTATGTTGTCTGAAAAGTTGAATGCTATGAGGGATGATGTAGTCTCTGTATTTGAGAGGGTGTGGGACCCCTGGATTTCCTCCAAATACTGTCCTGATATGCGTCTGACATTGTCGCTATATTGAAACACATGTTCATTTGTTGTCTATATATTGTGCTGACctgcccatgtacactccattttTTCTGTCTACCGTGTGTATACACCTGTTAATATTAATTGCTGTTTTATTGTTTCTTATATTTTCTTGTCCTTGGGGTTGCACCCCGATTATTCACTGAACTCTGATTTCTTGCTATTGCTTAATAAAAGCTACATGTTTGACACTAAACAAACAAGGTACTGACCAATGTTTGGTGCCAAAAGATACTAGAGAACCTATAGAAatgcaccaaactgacacaatATAATGAAtagatataaatctttattgtaatcaaaatagaataaaatataataataaaaaaaaatgataaaaaaatcagcagcagttagaaagaaaaggaCTCCAAACACAAATATCACATAATGTCCAATAAGTACATGGAATGGCACATAAATATAAGCATATGATACTCAATAAGAGGTGGACTTAGGAACAAGCCACAATACATATGTATAGGAATACACCTAAAGATGCCTCAGTAAACCCAGTTCACTAATGTAAACAGAAAGGACACATATAGAAGCATAGCATGTAAAGTGTCAATTGCCCAGTGCTATCGGCAGTATAAATGCAGGGAGATAAGGATGTTAACCATACATATCTGAGGGGAAGGAAACCACCTCAATCAGAGTTGGAGCATCAATTGTCCCTGTGATAGAAATAAACATATAAGACTTTCCATGCACCTGGCCATCTGACACCCAGCTATACTTACATGAGTCCGGAGCCTACCCCTACGTCGTTTCTctcactcgcttcctcagggagtgtcaTATGGAGGGTAAACGGAAGTTTATATACATGGTATCGACCAATAAAACAAGTTCTATATGAATACAATACCTGGTGCAGCTGTGCGCGCTGTTAGCGTGGCATGTAATGGTCTGCGCCATCTTGTGTTCGACCGTGCATGCGCACGGCACCACCGGAGTGCGTACGTATTGACGTCACCACGATGGTAGCGGGCGCACGCGCAGTGAACACAAGAAGCTGAAACTGGTAAGGGAATCCAGCGCTTGCACAGACTAATAGGTAAGCTGCGCGTGCGTGGAAAGGATCAGCCCGTACTCAACGGGCGCATATATACTAATAGTGGTAGTATTGGGAGCGCTATGTTAAAAGGATGGACAACACAAACCACACATAGTGAGGAGAAAAAAGTGCACAGTGCTCatgcccaaaataaaataaagtgatcaTGCCAGTGAAAACGTGAAACACAATGAAagacacaaaataaaatgtaataataatactacatgATGATGAATAGATTTAGGATTAAAAATGACacataaatgtataataaataaagTGCATGTGAGCATATGCAGATAAGTGCATGTAAGTGTATCCATATTAGgtgtatttatacatatatatgtgtgtgaagtGAATATGTGAAAGAGTAGagtatattacaaaaataataatggtGTGATATGAATCGTTGCAAATAGTCCAGCACTGAACTCAGAATCCGCAGACATGCCAGGTACCTGAAATgaaaaggagaaagaaaagaacaggaaacaagagaaaagaaaaaaaaaaaagagaggagaggaaaaggaaagagaaGATACGAATCAGAAAAGAGAAGAGGAGACAAAAAAATACAAGACCAATTAGTCCATAAAATCACAAAAAATGATAAAACCAACCACAGACCAAACATGTGGTCAGTGCAATAATAGATGGAacatacacataaaaataaaaatatggggaacaaCTATAATTACAAAAATGGAGCATAGCTATTGTGCTCATTGAGGCCAAAGGGGGTAACAGTTTTTAAGTCAAAAATCAACCGAGTTTCCCTCTGTGCCAAAGTACGCTTCCAGTCTCCCCCTCTGGGTCCCACAATCACCCTATCAATTCCTCTTACCTTCAGTAGCTGTCCATTGCATGCATGATGTTCTTTAAAGTGAATGGCCAATGTCTTGAGCTTGGTGACATCCTGTTCATTCTTTGCTGCTTCAATGCTCAGAACATGTTCCCTCACTCTTCTCCGTAGCTCCCTAGAGGTTAAACCCACATAGATCAAATTGCAGGGACAGACAGCATAGTAGACCACCCCAGTAGTACAACAGTCTATGGCGTAGGTGATTTTGTACTTTTTGGACCCCGTGGAGTCCCAAAAGTCTGTGGCCCTTTCAATGTTGGGACAAGCCACACATCCCCTACATGGTTTGCACTCCCATTTGGGGCCCCTTGTTCTGAAAATGCCTTTCACAGAGGATTTTTTATGATGGCTGTGCACAAGTATATCTTTTACATTTCTGGCTCGCCTATATGTAATAGATGGCTTTGTAGTTAAGTACTGTGCAATTACTGGATCCATTTGCAAAATGGACCAGTGTTTTTGTAACGCTCTCTGCATTTGTCGCCAGCGTGAGGTATAGTCGGATATATATCTCACCTGGTTATCCGGGGTTTTCCACTTGGGTTCATCAACAAATTGTTCCTGGGGGTATTCTTTACTCTTTAGTATGCTTTAGATATATCCTGCTGTCTATATCCTCTTTCCTTGAATCGATTGGTGAGGTCCTTAGCCTGTTCCTCAAAGAATGTATCCGATGAACAGATGCGCTTCATCCTGAGAAATTGACCTACAGGGATATTAGAGATGAGAGGTTTTGGATGAGAAGATGTCGCATGCAGAAGGGGGTTTGTGGAGGTCTTTTTGCGATATACATTTGATGATATGTATCCATCTGATTCGATGTTAAATAGTACATCCAGAAACTCCATGTTTGTTCATCCGCATTTATATGTGAGTTTAATATTATAGTTGTTGTTATTTAGTTGATCCATAAATAATCCCAACTCGTCGATGGACCCATGCCAGACAAACAGAATGTCATCAATAAACCTGCCCCACAGCGACACCTTTTCAATGAGTGCAGGGGGTTCAAGCATGAATATCCTCCTCTCCCACAATCCAAGGAATAAATTTGCATATGAGGGCGCACAGGCCGCCCCCATAGCAGCTCCTTGGATTTGTAGGTAGAGGAGGTCCCCAAATAGGAAAAAGTTATGCGGAAGGGCAAATCTCAGTAAGTTTAAAATAAACTCACAAATTTCTGGTTCGAGGTCAGTCATCAAAAGGAACATCTCCACTGCTTCAAGACTGTTTGCATGACGGATGGACGTATATAAGGCTTCAACGTCACACGTTACCAAAAGGGCATCTTGATCCAATTGGATACCATCTAGCCGTCTCAGGATGTCCATTGTGTCTCGTAGGTAGGAAGGTAGGGATTCAACGATGGGTTTAAGAAAATGATCAATGTATCTACAAATGGGTTCAGAAAGAGAGTTATTGCTTGACACAATTGGGCGACCAGGTGGATTTTCCAATCCTTTGTGGATTTTGGGGAGCAAATATAGTGTGGCTACCGCATGGTGTTCTGGTAACAGGTATGAAAATAGTTTTTGGGTGATAACACCCTCCTCCACACCTAATTCCAAGATAGCAGCAAGTTCCTGTTTATACTTGGAAAGTGGGTTGAAGGTAAGGCGTTTGTAACATACATTATCCCTTAGCTGTCTACTTGCTTCTTTCTCATACATCGATCTAGGCCACAGGACGACATTGCCACCTTTATCAGATGGTTTTATGACAATGTCGTCCAAATGGCCCAGATCAATGAGAGCCCTGCGTTGTGCACTTGTAAGATTATCAGATGCTCAATTCCTGGGTATGCGTTCAAATTCTTTAGCAACCAACTGGACAAAAATGTCTACATGATGGTTCAATGTAAGTGGAGGGAAGTTTTTAGACTTGGGAAGAAGATGTTTGGGAAACTTGCCAATTTCTGGGGATTGTTGTTCTTCCAGAAGTTCATTCAATGTACGAATTGCATCAATTTCTTCTGCTGTTTGGAAGGTCTCTGTGTCTGGTGTAGAATGAAACATCTTTTTAAAAATTAGTTTTCTCGCAAAGAGATGTAAGTCCTTCACTGCAACAAAGGGATTAAAAGATGAAGAGGGTGAGAAAGTTAAGCCCAGGCTTAGGACCTCATGTTCTGCAGGAGTCAGGGTCCTATCTGATAGATTGATTACCTTGCTTGGGCCATTAGAGCTCCTAGTGTCCATACGTTCCTCAGCTCTTTTCCTTTGATTCTGTCTATTCCTCTGTGGGTTCCTATTGGTAACAAATCTAGGATTGTGAGTAGTAGATGTATATGATGAGGTTGTAGACTCAACCCCCATTGATGTAGTAGAGGAGACAGAGGGTATCCTGGTTCTGCCCTCTCTCACAGCCTGTTTCCATTTATACACCCTATTCCCGGTGAAATCACCCACATCTCTTGAGAATTTCTTAGCCTTATTACTCTTAATTTGTTTTTccaatattttcatagtttcatctAATTCTGCTTTGAAGGTGCAAAAATCTTCAGATGACAGAACCTTAGATATTTCTTGTTCAACACACACAATTTGTGCAGCTATTTCTCCCAAGGATTGTGTATTATGCTCCATAATTATGGACATAAAGGTCCTGGAGCAATAACTACATGCTTCCttccattttttttgtataaGAATCATTGTCCAAattaaaagaaggaaatgtctgtATCCTAAGGCCCCGTGGTATTAACTGTTTTTGTACATACTTGTCAAGTGTTACACGGTTCCACCAGATTTTCATTTGTCAATGTAGTAGATTTTTCAAGGAATTCTTCAACTCCTTGATattgcactgttctggcaccagcctgtttgtgtaaaaaaaaaaaaaattttacactaacatgctggtgttgccccatactttttattttcacaagaggtaaaaaaagacccccaaaatttgtaaagcaatttctcctgagtacggaaataccccatatgtgggcgtaaaatgctctgcggacgcacaacaaggctcaggagtgagaggcctaaattggtgatttgcacaggggtggctgattttacagtggttctgacataaatggaaaaaagtaaatacacatgtgtgaccccattttggaaactacacccctcacggaacgtaacaaggggtatagtgagccttaaaaccccacagatctttgacgaaatttcgttaaagttggatgggaaaatgaaaaaaaaaattttactaaatgctggtgttatcctaaatttttcattttcacaaggaaaaataggaaaaaaaactcaaaatttgtaaccaaatttaagaacataccccatacgtggttgtaaagtgctctgcaggcgaactacaatgctcaaaagaaatgcagcaccattgggcttttggagagaaaatttgtttggaattgagggccacgtgtgtttacaaagcccccatgatgccaaaacaatacccccccccccacacacacacacatgtgaccccattttggaaactacacccctcatgtaatgtaataaggagtacagtgagcatttatgccacacaggtgtctggcagattttttggaacagtggtccgtgaaaattaaaaattagatttttcatttgcacagcccacagttccaatgatctgtcaaaggccagtgggtgtaaatgctcactgcacttatTACATactgtgatgggtgtagtttccaaaatgggggtcacatgtggggggtccacggggggctttgtaaatgcacaaggcccccgactatTAATccgaccaaattctctctccaaaagctcaatggcgctcctgagcattgtagtgcgccagcagagcacttgatataaacacatggggtatttccatactcagaagaaatttggttacaaattttgaggggcattttcttctattaccccttttaaaaatgtaaaatttagggaaaatccagcatttttgtgaaaatttttaatttttccttaacacatccgactttaacaaaaagtcaccaaacacctgtggggtgttaaggctcactgtaccccttgttacgttccttgagtggcgtagtttccaaaatagtgtgccatgtgtttgtttttttttgctgttctggcaccataggggcttcctaaatgcgacatgccccccaaaaaccattgcagCTAAATTGAAGATGaagattgctgctattcctgtgaaacacctaaagggtgtgcatttgaggtaatagaatagggacagccacacacatcacatttccagaatgatgattcagagcatagggtttggggtgagcatcatttttacttttggctatactctgggtcatcattctggaaaaataattggcatatcagtagtaaaattgcaattttcagtttccccaaactacacttcattcattcctggaaaataaatttaggaaacacccgtctgttccaaatgacCACTTTTCCCCTATACACCCTCCCTAGGGGTGTACTGTTTTTAATagactcacatgtgggtgttcttttcttgtattttcctctgaatgtatgtaactacagatgagcgaattttggaaaaatttgattcagccgatttgccgaattttccgaaaaaaattcagttcagtccgaatttatttgcagcgaatctctattaaaaacagctatttctgggctacagagagcctcaataggggtgtagaacactttgccttgtcgtaacacacatagggtcaCACACATGCTGtgtcagtgaaataatactgttgttcagtatgacatgcagataacaggcattgctattagaatcactgccgcagagcatctgaatGTGACAGCagggattttttaaatgtaatttttattaaaatttattttaatttatgaaaaacctttaaatccttttttgaagacccattctggtgagcatcgagttgTCGGCCCGCCGTGAGGTGAGCTACCATCTGTtctagcccctgcctctcagggccccaacgcccccccccccccagctgtcttactctgtgtggagtTGCAAATATTTCATTCAATCAGTTATGGTTACAGGTATGTCATCATTCATCTCTTGAACAACTACCACCATCATTTGTTCTCACCACTGCTTATGTGTTTAGCTGCATTTAAATAATCAACCTGGTATGCCACTCATCCTGTGAATGTGTACTCCCATTCCCCCATTATTGTATTGTCATGTATATTTATTACTGTTATCTGGCAAGTGTTTCTATTTTGTTTGATCACAATTTATTTCCCCTGAGTGATCCCAAACTGTTAAttttttcttaactttcttccccaaattttatTGCTCCCCACCCTTTTTCAcacctgattgcactcctctgccaATTTTTTGGCTTACCCTAGCACTATATATTAGAGGCCATAGGTCTTTTAGgccttaggtctggagacattcaaatatgccatctaaagtgcttcttaagtgtgacatcaagaattataccagaattgaaccagaagggaacaaaa is a window encoding:
- the LOC130291622 gene encoding uncharacterized protein LOC130291622 translates to MYEKEASRQLRDNVCYKRLTFNPLSKYKQELAAILELGVEEGVITQKLFSYLLPEHHAVATLYLLPKIHKGLENPPGRPIVSSNNSLSEPICRYIDHFLKPIVESLPSYLRDTMDILRRLDGIQLDQDALLVTCDVEALYTSIRHANSLEAVEMFLLMTDLEPEICQFLRMKRICSSDTFFEEQAKDLTNRFKERGYRQQDISKAY